A genomic region of Pseudovibrio sp. Tun.PSC04-5.I4 contains the following coding sequences:
- the tnpB gene encoding IS66 family insertion sequence element accessory protein TnpB (TnpB, as the term is used for proteins encoded by IS66 family insertion elements, is considered an accessory protein, since TnpC, encoded by a neighboring gene, is a DDE family transposase.): MIGPGTGVRVYLACGVTDMRKGISGLAALAETELRQRPANGAVFAFRGRRGDRVKLLYWDGQGFCLYYKVLETGCFPWPSPADGTARLTSAQLAMLWEGMDWRRPSWGSPPARMG; the protein is encoded by the coding sequence ATGATTGGGCCGGGAACAGGCGTGCGAGTGTATCTGGCCTGCGGAGTGACCGACATGCGCAAGGGGATTTCTGGCTTAGCCGCACTGGCGGAAACAGAATTGCGTCAGCGCCCGGCAAATGGAGCGGTGTTTGCATTCCGAGGTCGGCGCGGAGATCGGGTCAAACTGCTTTATTGGGATGGTCAGGGCTTTTGCCTTTATTACAAGGTGTTGGAAACCGGCTGTTTTCCCTGGCCATCGCCCGCAGACGGCACGGCCAGACTGACGTCAGCCCAACTTGCGATGCTGTGGGAAGGGATGGACTGGAGACGGCCGAGTTGGGGATCTCCGCCGGCAAGAATGGGGTGA